The following is a genomic window from Parabacteroides johnsonii DSM 18315.
GCATAGCACAAGCCCTTCCGGCAAGATATTCAATTTTGCCAATTCCGGTAGTACGGCTCCTGCGGCAGAGCCCATTTATTTTTATTTCAGTCGGGCTTTCAACCAACCGGAAGTAGCGACATTTTATCGGGATGTCTTGTCAAAGACGGTTCATGAGGGAAATTATTTCAGATTCTACTTCCTGTCCATTCCTTGGTATGATACGGCCTCTTCTACTGCTGATGCTTTGCCGAAACTGAAGGTGTACGAAGGTATCAATGACATTGTCGTGTTCAACGGAAACCGGAATATTCCTAACAGTCTCTATCTGATTGCTAAAACCGGAGATCCGGATATGGCGCACCAACAGCTGGATATAGGAACCTTTATTGTCGAGATGAACGGGATAAGGTGGACGGACGATTTGGGGACTGATAACTATAACCTACCCGGATTCTGGGATTATAAGCCGGATGGACAGCGCTGGACGTATTTCAGAAATTCGAATTTCAGCCACAATACGTTGTCGATTGACCATAAACTGCAAAACTCGGCCGGGACAGGTGAGATCGATCGGCTGGACGATAGGGCCGCCCAACCTTTTGTCACAATGAATATGAGCACGGCTTATGCCGGACAGAGCCGTTTTGTTTATCGGACATTTCGTATGCTTGATGATACCCGTATACTGGTTACGGACAGTGTAGGGTTGCAGAGCCCGTCCCAGTCGGTGCAATGGTCCGTGATAACTTCGGCAGACGTTGAATGTAAAGGAAATACTGCCGTTCTCAGGAAAGACGGTAAATCTTTTTCCTTGAAGATTGCTTCACCCACCAATGCTTCTTTTACGACAAAGGCGGCAAAAAGAGGGACGGAAGCGGAGAAACCGATAGAGGGGTATACGGTCCTATCGGCATCAGTATCGGGTGAGCCTGTACAAGTGATCAAAGTTCTCTTGTCGGGAGAATAGAAGAGTAGTTACATTAAAAAATAAATAATATAAAGATGGTAAAAGTGAAGCATTTAATGGGCATGGCACTCAGTGTTGCGTTGATTTCCTGCGGAGGAACAGGAAATGGGTTTGTTGAAGAGAACGTAGAGTTTGCCCGTAAACAGATAGGACAAGAAATCGAGCTGATCGAGGCGAGCGGCAAGTTTATGAACCCGACTACGCTGAACCCGGACGGTTCCGTTTATTATTGTAACTTGGCGGACTGGCGCAGTGGTTTTTTCCCCGGTTCGGTTTGGTATTTGTATGAATTGACAGGGGATAAGAGCCTGTTGCCTCTTGCACAGAAATACACGGAAGCGGTGAAAGATGCCAAAAACATCAAGTGGAACCATGATGTCGGCTTTATGATTTATTGCAGTTTTGGGAACGGTTTGCGTCTGACGGGCGATCCGGAATACAAGGAGGTGATTGTCGAAGCTGCCCGTTCCTTGTCTACCCGCTTTCGGCCGGTAGCGGGGATTATCCAGTCATGGGACGTGGATAGAGGATGGATTTCGGAACGGGGCTGGGAGTGTCCGGTGATCATCGATAATATGATGAATCTCGAACTGTTGTTTGCCGCTACACGGTTGTCCGGTGACTCTGCTTTCTATAAGGTTGCCGTTTCGCATGTCGACCGTACTATAAAGGAACAATATCGCCCGGATGGCAGTTGTTATCATGTGGTGGATTATAGCTTGAAAGACGGCTCCGTACGCAATCGGCATACGGCACAGGGATATGCGCACGAATCGGCATGGAGCCGTGGACAAGCCTGGGGCATTTACGGTCTGACGCTGTGTTACCGGGAGACCGGAGACCGGAAGTATCTCGACCTGGCTTTAAAAGCGATCCGTTTTATGTTCAGTCATAAAAATACGCCCGAAGACCTTGTATTTTATTGGGATATGGATGCCCCGAACATTCCTGACGATTACCGGGATGCTTCGGCCGCTGCTTGTATCGCCTCCGCTTTGTATGAGATTAGTACGATGGATGTGCCTGAACCGCAAACGTATAAGGCATATGCCGACCGGATCATGAAAAGTCTGGCTTCTCCGGCTTACCGAGCTGAGTTGGGTACGAACGGAAACTTTTTGCTGATGCATTGTGTCGGAAGTATTCCGCATAATGGAGAAATAGATGTCCCGTTGAATTATGCTGACTATTACTTCCTGGAAGCTTTGAAGCGGAAACGAGACATTGAGCAAAAGGGTTCCAAAGGCTGCTAATTACATCTGCAAAACCGGTTCGCGCCGCAGGTGCAAGTAGGCCCGTATCCACCGTTCTGTATTTCGTCGCAATACAGGTCGTACATTTTCATTTTGACCTGGTTGCTGATCCGGCGAAATTCACCGGCAATGGATTCGGGCGTACCTTTTGCACGTGCCGGGTTGTAGAAGCTGGTGTGTATCAGGTTGCGTACTTTTCCTGTGAAAGCAGGGCAGTTTTCTTCTGCATCTCTGCTGACGGTGATCACATAGTCCCAGGGGGCATCTATATATTCTTCTACCGCTTTCGGTTTATGATGGCTGATATCGATGCCGGAAGATGCCAATGTCTGGACGGCGAGCGGATGTACCTCTATGGCCGGACTGATCCCGGCGGAATGAACGATAAGCGTTCTGTCAAATGATTGTAGCCAGCCTTGTGCCATCTGGCTGAGGCAACTGTTGTCAGAGCAAAGGATTAATATTTTCATGTTCTTCTTTTTCTATTTAACAAACAAATGTAATAAATGTTAGGCTTTAGAGATAATATTTCACCTTTGCTGCCGATTGATTTTGTTTATTGCATGAAAGATATTGTTTATATAGGCTCGTTATTGTTCGCTCTGATACTTGTCTCTTGTGAAAAACGAGTTGCCCCTTTTCCTGATAATCAAGTCGCCAAGGTTCTTTTGAGAATCATCCGGACAGCTTGAATTTGCAAATATCGTTTTACAAACATCGGACTCTGTTTTCATGACGGGAGTTTCCACTGATGTCAATGAAAGTTCCCGTGCTTTCTTCCTTACCTTCGCCTGGAATTTCCAGTTTGGGCGGAAATATCAGAGCAGCGGAAAGAAAATCTGGAATCAAGATACGGATGCTGGCGTGATGAATACTTCCAAATAATGAATTTTTGCGGGCCTAACTCCTGTTCTTTATTATTATTTCGGCAATATTTCGTATATTTACAGCCTATTATGGCTTATGAGCAATTGCCACAGAGCCCGGGATGATGCAAAAGATTTGGATAGAGATATATGAGACCAGAAGATATTACAGAACAGGACGAAAACGAAACAATAAAAGATACGGAAGGACAACCGGCTGCTGATGAAAACAGGGATGAGACTGTCGAAACGGAAGCAAGCCGGGAGATACATTCGGAATATAAGATACCGGGCAAATCGGAAAGCCGGGTTTCTTATCATTTGTCGGGTATGTATCAGGATTGGTTCCTCGATTATGCCTCCTATGTAATTTTGGAGCGTGCCGTTCCGCATATCAACGACGGACTGAAACCCGTACAGCGCCGAATCCTGCACTCGATGAAGCGATTGGACGATGGGCGCTATAACAAGGTGGCGAACATTGTCGGACATACCATGCAATTCCACCCGCATGGCGACGCCTCTATCGGTGATGCACTGGTACAGCTCGGACAGAAAGACTTGTTGATCGACTGCCAGGGAAACTGGGGGAATATTCTCACTGGCGACGGTGCTGCGGCTCCGCGTTATATCGAGGCGCGCCTCTCCAAGTTTGCGCTTGAAACGGTCTTCAATCCGAAAACGACTCTCTGGCAACTTTCCTACGACGGACGGAACAAGGAGCCGGTGACGCTTCCCGTCAAGTTTCCTTTGTTACTGGCACAAGGTGTGGAAGGTATCGCCGTAGGGCTTTCTTCCAAAATATTGCCGCATAATTTCAACGAACTTTTGGATGCATCCGTCGCTTATTTGCGAGGGGAAGAGTTTACCTTGTATCCCGATTTCCAGACCGGTGGGTATATTGATGTTTCAAAATATAACGACGGTGAACGCGGTGGTTCCGTAAAGGTGCGTGCCAAGATTACGAAACTGGACAACAAGACGCTTGTTATCAGCGAGATCCCATATGGAAAGACAACCTCTACTTTGATTGAATCGATCCTAAAAGCAAACGATAAGGGAAAGATCAAAATCAAGAAGGTGGATGATAATACGGCCCGTAACGTGGAAATCCTCGTGCACCTGGCTCCAGGTGTCTCTTCCGACAAAACGATCGATGCGTTGTATGCTTTCACGGATTGCGAGATCAGCATTTCACCGAATTGTTGTGTCATTATGGACAACAAGCCGCACTTCCTGACGGTAAGCGATGTGCTGAAGCATTCGACTGACGACACGCTTCACCTGCTCCGTACCGAACTGGAGATACAGAAAGGGGAATTGGAAGAATCGCTCTTTTTCGCTTCCCTGGAAAAGATATTCATCGAAGAACGCATCTACAAAGACAAGGAGTTTGAAGAGGCGAAAGATATGGACGAGGCGATCGCTCACATCGACAAACGCCTTGACCCGTTCAAACCGCACTTTATCCGCGAAGTGACCCGTGAGGATATCCTGAAACTGATGGAGATCAAGATGGGACGTATCCTTAAGTTCAATACGGACAAATGTAATGCGACCATTGCCCAGTATAAGGAAGAGATTGCCAAGATTGACGACCATCTGGCGCATATCGTGGATTATACGGTCGACTGGTTTATGATGCTGAAAGAAAAATACGGCAAGAACTATCCGCGTATGACCGAGGTGCGCAATTTCGACACGATCGAGGCGACTAAAGTGGTCGAAGCGAACGAAAAACTATATATCAACCGTGCCGAAGGATTTATAGGGACAGGTTTGAAGAAGGACGAATTTGTCTGCAACTGTTCCGACATCGACGATATTATTCTTTTCTACCGCAACGGCACGTACAAGGTCGTGAAGGTGAGCGAGAAGATGTTCGTCGGAAAAGATATTCTTTACTTGAATGTCTTCAAGAGGAATGATAACCGTACGATCTATAATGTGATTTATCGGGATGGAAAGGTGGGGTATAATTATATCAAACGTTTTGCCGTAACAGGTGTGACACGTGATAAGGAATATGATATTACCAAGGGAACGGAAGGTTCTCGCATCCTTTATTTCAGTGCCAATGCCAATGGCGAAGCCGAGACGGTAAAGGTGATCCTGAAGCCGAAACCCCGCCAGAAATTACTTGTCTTTGAGAAGGATTTCAGCGAGATCGCGATCAAAGGGCGTGGCTCTATGGGGAATATCCTGACAAAGGCGGATATCCATAAGGTCAGCCTGAAGCAGAAAGGAAGTTCGACCTTGGGAGGCCGTATGGTTTGGTTTGATCGCGATGTATTACGCCTGAATTACGACGGGCGTGGAGAGGAGTTGGGTGAATTCCAGAGTGACGATCTGATCCTGGTGATTCTTCAGAATGGCGATTTCTATACGACCAATTTCGATCTGAGCAACCATTATGAACCTACTATATTGAATATCGAGAAGTTTGATGCGAATAAGGTTTGGACGGCTGCCCTTTACGATGCCGACCAAAAGTATTATTATCTGAAACGTTTCCAGTTGGAGGCTGGAAGCCGCAAGCAGAATTTCCTCGGTGAGAATCCGAAAAGTCGTTTGATGCTGCTTACCGACGAGGCTTATCCGCGAATCGAGGCGGTGTTTGGCGGGCATGACGCTTTTCGTGAACCGCTGGTGTTGGATGCGGAAGAATTCATTGCCGTGAAAGGATTCAAGGCGAAAGGAAAACGTATTTCGACTTTTGATATAGAAACAATCAACGAACTCGATCCCGTCCGTTTTGCTCCGGTGGAACAACCGCAGGAGCAGAATGACGATGATGGTGGGGAAGCGGATCTCGATCCGGATGCAGATAAGAGCAACTCGGATATTATCGATGAGATTACCGGGCAAATGAAGCTTTTTTGAGTATGAAGAATGAATAATTTAAAAAGAATGATTTAGGTGTCAACTGTTAAACGTCCACTATTAATTGTCAACTGTCAATTGTCAATTGTCAATTTCCTCTGCCTTCTCTTCCTTTGCCTCCCTTTTCCGGCAACCGCTCAGGCAGAGGACGCGCCCCGCTCGACCAACGAGAGCACGATGGTCGGGATCGGCGGTTATAATTTGAGGGATACCTATCTCTCGCCTAGTACGGACATTAATTATACAGGTTGGGTGGCACGGATTCTCAATGAACGGATGAAAGTCGTACGGTTGGCAGACTATAATGTGTCCCGCCAGCAATTGATTAATGTGGAGTTCGGTTCGACCCGAAATGGTGCAGGGACAGCAAACGAATATGCCGGATTCGTGGATTATAGTCTGGGCTATCATTACCGTTTTCCTCACCTGCAACCCGGATTGAAGGTCCTGACCGGAGCGTCCGCACGTCTTTCGGGAGGTTTTATCTATAATACGCGTAACAGCAACAATCCGGTTTCAGGCAAGGCGGATTTCGATTTGAACCTGTCAGCTATGGCAATCTATAATTTTAAGATCAAGGACTTTCCGCTCACGCTCCGTTATCAGGCGGAGATACCGTTTGCCGGTGTACTCTTCTCGGTGCATAAGGGCGAACCCTATTATTTCTTGACGCAAGGTAGTGCGGACGGGATCGTGCGGTTCAGTTCGTTCCATAATAAGTTTGCGATGAGGAACTATTTCACGCTCGATATTCCGGTGTCGAGCTTTACGGTCCGTGTCGGTTACCTGAACAGTATGTACCGGACGGATGTGAACAGCATCAAGACGCATGTCCTCTCCAACTCGTTTATGATCGGACTTGTGAAAGAGTTTGTCTCTTTCGGAGGCAAGCGGTTGAAGAGCGAGCGAGATCGGTATAAAAGTGCTTACTATTAAAGATTTATGATTTATGAGACCTTTTCTCTTTTCCCTCTGTCTCCTCTTTTTCTTCGGTTGCGAGAAAGCAACGGAATATAATTCGTCCCCCCGTGATAATTTCGAGGCGCTTTGGCGTATCATGGACGAGAACTACTGCTTCTTTGCTTTCAAGGATGTCGACTGGGACGAGGTGCACGACCGCTACAATCTGCTTGTTAAAGATACGATGGATCAGTACGAATTGTTTGATATCCTCGGCAAGATGTTGGCCGAGGTAAAAGATGGGCATACCAACCTGATCTCTTCTTTTGATATGTCTCGTTACTGGGCTTGGTATGAAGATTATCCGGCCAACTTCTATACCGAAATACAAGATAATTATCTCGGCACGGATTACAAGATTGCCGGAGGCATGAAGTACAAACGTTTGGCGGACGATAAGATCGGATATGTCTATTACGGTAGTTTTTCGAGCGGTGTGGGTGAAAACAACCTTGATTATATGTTCGCACATTTCAAGGGATGCAAAGGGTTGATATTCGATGTGCGCGACAATGGGGGCGGTTCCATGCTCTATTCCGACCGTATCGCCTCGCGTTTCCTTGAGGAAAGGATTCTGACGGGGTATACGCAATATAAGAAAGGAAACGGGCATAACGATTTCACCCAGCCCAATCCGGTCTATCTTTCTCCTTCAGACCGTATTCGCTGGCCTTATCCGGTGGTCGTGTTGACCAATCGGCATTCCTATAGTGCCACGAACGATTTTGTCAATGTGATGCGTCTCCTTCCGCAAGTCACGGTCATGGGTGACCGTACGGGAGGCGGCAGCGGCTTGCCTTTCAGTTCGGAATTACCGAACGGATGGAGTGTCCGTTTCTCGGCCTGCCCGGTCCTGGATGTAAACAAACAGCATACGGAGTTCGGAATCGATCCGGACATTGCGGTTTCCATTACGGGCGAGGATATCCAAAAAGGACGGGATACGATCATAGAGGCGGCGATAGAGTTGTTGTTGGCAAAAGGGGATTACAAATAAAGAGAAACAGAAGTATCTTTTCCTCATAAAGATAGGATTATTTCTTCACTTAAACCGGTGTATTTTGCGATGGTCGCAATGTCTACTCCCGTGTTTTTCATCTTGGAAGCGACTTGGCGTATACCATCTGCAAGACCTTCTGCTTTTCCTTCCGCTTTCCCCTCTATTCTCCCTTCTAATTTGGCTGTGCCGATCACGTCGTTTTGAATCATGATGGCGTCGAGGTGACGATCATAGACAAGGCGTTCCTCGGGCGACATCGAGTAGTATTTCAAAATCTCGCGTGCCTCTTTCAAGCCCGGTGCGGTCGTGTCAGGATGGATTGTGCCGTCTTTCAGGTATTCGATCCATTCGTCTAAAGGGGTAAGAGCCACTTTGTCGAACTCGTTTACACGGATCAGGATATATTCGGGAAAGATTTCGGCAGGAAGACGTGAGACGATCACATCCCGTTCACGCGTGTTGACACGCAGATGGTCTCCCGTATGTACACCGACGAAATGATTTTGGCCGTGATAGATATAGTCTGTCCCAATACCAATGTCGAAATAGAGGATGCTGATGGAGTAGACTTTCTTGATTTTCTCGTAGCCTTCGCCAAGCGAGATATGTTCAGTGATAGCTTTAGCTACGCCGTACAGGATGCGTTCCAAGTAGTGCAGTTCGCGTGTGTTCTGTATCTCGACAAGGATGATTTCGCCTTTGCTGTTCAAGGCTTTGATGTCGACACGGTTGAACTTGTCGTCGGCGCTTTCCTGGTTGCCTTCACTTTCGAGGATTTCGACGATCCTGATTTCTTCGTTCAGCATGACGGTCAGGAAACCGTCAAGCACATCGAAATTGGCCTTTTGGCGCAACAAACGCTTGATGGCCCAGTCGAAGCGAATATACCTGTCCTGCAACTTTTTTCTTTCCATCTCTTCCGTGATTTTCAGATCCGACCCTTTTTCTTTCATAGTTACTGTTTTTATTTGTTATTACTTGATCCACAAATATACATATTATTTATAAACGGGCAACGGATTGGGAAGAATGTTCAAGGTCGCCGCACCCAATCCTGCAACAACAATTTCTTATTTCTATGGAGAGAAAAATCTTTTTTGTCTCGGATAATTCTTTCTTAAGTGCCTATTAATTCTGTAATCGGTGCCAGTGATTATATAATCAGTGATTGTGATTATATAATTGCTGGCACTGATTTTATAATCGCAACCACCGATTACAAAATTAATAGGCACTCCGATGTTTTTTTATGCCTATGTAGATAAGTTTTCCAGCAATATTTGCAGATTAACAGAATTTGTTTACCTTTGCAAACGCAATGCGGCTGTGGTGTAATTGGTAGCCACGTCAGACTTAGGATCTGATGCTTCACGGCGTGGGGGTTCGAGTCCCTTCAGCCGCACAAAAGAGTTTGTTCGATTGAGAGCAAGCTCTTTTTTTATTTGCCGGATGTTCCTATCTTTGTATCCTTGTCAAAATAAATAATAAGATGAAATATACCGGAATATATATCCTGTTGACGGTATTGTTGCTACTTGCCGCATGTACCGGAAAGCTGACGGAAGGAAAGGTGGTAACAGTGACGATAGAGCCACAACGTTTCTTTTCTGAAAAGATAGCAGGAGATAAGTTTGCCATCCATTGTGTAGTTCCATCCGGGCAGAGTCCGGAGACGTATGATCCGACTCCAAGGCAAATGGTGCAGATCGGACAGAGTGAAGCGTATCTGCAAATCGGTTATATCGGTTTCGAGCAGGTATGGATGCAGAAGATTCGTGAAAATAATCCCGATTTGAAGATATTCGATGTCTCGCAGGGCATGCAGTTTGTAAAAGAGACGGAGGAAGAGGAGCACCGGCATGAAGGGCATGGTGATGGACATCATCACCATGCGGGCGGTATCGACCCACATATCTGGAGCTCCATCGAAGGGGCAAAGGTTATTGCCTGGAATACGCTGAACGCTTTTATTGAACTGGATAAGGAGAATACGGAGTATTATTGGAAAAATTATAACGATTTGCTGGCGGATATCGATAAGACGGAGGCTGAGATCAAGCGTCTACTCGACCCGTTGACCGACCGTACTTTTATCATCTATCATCCTGCTTTGACTTATTTTGCCGATGAATTCAACCTCGTCCAACTTTGTATCGAGATGGATGGGAAAGAACCTTCACCTGCCCAGTTGAAGCAATTGGTAATGACGGCGAAGGAACACCATACGAAAGTTGTTTTTATCCAGCAGGAGTTCGATCAGAAAAATGCCGAACTGATTGCGAAAGAAACAGGTTGCCGGCTCGTGAAAATCAACCCGCTGGATTATCATTGGAATACGGAACTGATTCATATAGCGAAAGCATTGGCTGATGGAGAAACTGATTGACATAGAACATGTGACGGCCGCCTACGGTAATAAAACCGTATTGCGGGATATCTCTTTGACGGTTTGGAAAGGTGATTTCTTGGGTATTATCGGACCGAACGGAGGAGGGAAGACGACCTTGCTGAAGGTTATACTCGGCTTGTTGCCGCCTGTTTCCGGTATGATCCGCTTTTATGAGGACGGACAGATGGTCCCTTCTCTCCGGATCGGTTATCTTCCTCAGTTGAACAACATTGATAAGAAGTTCCCGATCTCCGTGCGCGAGGTGGTGACTTCGGGGTTGGCTTCAGAAAAGCCGCTGTTCCGTTCTTACAGTGCAAGCCAGAAACAGCGAGTGGAGGAGGTACTTGGAAAAATGGGGTTGGAAGATTTGGCGGGCCGGGCGATCGGCGAGCTGTCCGGCGGACAATTGCAACGTGTGTTGTTGGGACGTTCCATTGTTTCCCGTCCGCAGGTGCTGATCTTAGACGAGCCGAACTCATATGTAGACAAGCGGTTCGAGTCTCATTTCTATAAACTCCTGGATGAGATCAATAAGGAGAGTGCGATCATTCTGGTTTCGCATGATATCGGAACTGTATTGGCGATGGTGAAAAACATTGCTTGTGTAAACGAAACATTACATTACCATCCCGGAGCGGATGTGTCCGAAGAGTGGCTGGGCGAGAAATATGCCTGCCCGATAGAACTGATCGGACATGGAGATCTACCGCATCGGGTTTTGAAAAAACACGAACATGAGTAATCTTTGTTTGATAGGCTTGCCGGAAGTCGGATATATTGCCGGTATCGCTGTTCTTATATTCGGTATTACCGCTGTGAGG
Proteins encoded in this region:
- a CDS encoding DNA gyrase/topoisomerase IV subunit A; translation: MRPEDITEQDENETIKDTEGQPAADENRDETVETEASREIHSEYKIPGKSESRVSYHLSGMYQDWFLDYASYVILERAVPHINDGLKPVQRRILHSMKRLDDGRYNKVANIVGHTMQFHPHGDASIGDALVQLGQKDLLIDCQGNWGNILTGDGAAAPRYIEARLSKFALETVFNPKTTLWQLSYDGRNKEPVTLPVKFPLLLAQGVEGIAVGLSSKILPHNFNELLDASVAYLRGEEFTLYPDFQTGGYIDVSKYNDGERGGSVKVRAKITKLDNKTLVISEIPYGKTTSTLIESILKANDKGKIKIKKVDDNTARNVEILVHLAPGVSSDKTIDALYAFTDCEISISPNCCVIMDNKPHFLTVSDVLKHSTDDTLHLLRTELEIQKGELEESLFFASLEKIFIEERIYKDKEFEEAKDMDEAIAHIDKRLDPFKPHFIREVTREDILKLMEIKMGRILKFNTDKCNATIAQYKEEIAKIDDHLAHIVDYTVDWFMMLKEKYGKNYPRMTEVRNFDTIEATKVVEANEKLYINRAEGFIGTGLKKDEFVCNCSDIDDIILFYRNGTYKVVKVSEKMFVGKDILYLNVFKRNDNRTIYNVIYRDGKVGYNYIKRFAVTGVTRDKEYDITKGTEGSRILYFSANANGEAETVKVILKPKPRQKLLVFEKDFSEIAIKGRGSMGNILTKADIHKVSLKQKGSSTLGGRMVWFDRDVLRLNYDGRGEELGEFQSDDLILVILQNGDFYTTNFDLSNHYEPTILNIEKFDANKVWTAALYDADQKYYYLKRFQLEAGSRKQNFLGENPKSRLMLLTDEAYPRIEAVFGGHDAFREPLVLDAEEFIAVKGFKAKGKRISTFDIETINELDPVRFAPVEQPQEQNDDDGGEADLDPDADKSNSDIIDEITGQMKLF
- a CDS encoding metal ABC transporter ATP-binding protein, which gives rise to MEKLIDIEHVTAAYGNKTVLRDISLTVWKGDFLGIIGPNGGGKTTLLKVILGLLPPVSGMIRFYEDGQMVPSLRIGYLPQLNNIDKKFPISVREVVTSGLASEKPLFRSYSASQKQRVEEVLGKMGLEDLAGRAIGELSGGQLQRVLLGRSIVSRPQVLILDEPNSYVDKRFESHFYKLLDEINKESAIILVSHDIGTVLAMVKNIACVNETLHYHPGADVSEEWLGEKYACPIELIGHGDLPHRVLKKHEHE
- a CDS encoding DUF3316 domain-containing protein, which encodes MSTVKRPLLIVNCQLSIVNFLCLLFLCLPFPATAQAEDAPRSTNESTMVGIGGYNLRDTYLSPSTDINYTGWVARILNERMKVVRLADYNVSRQQLINVEFGSTRNGAGTANEYAGFVDYSLGYHYRFPHLQPGLKVLTGASARLSGGFIYNTRNSNNPVSGKADFDLNLSAMAIYNFKIKDFPLTLRYQAEIPFAGVLFSVHKGEPYYFLTQGSADGIVRFSSFHNKFAMRNYFTLDIPVSSFTVRVGYLNSMYRTDVNSIKTHVLSNSFMIGLVKEFVSFGGKRLKSERDRYKSAYY
- a CDS encoding arsenate reductase ArsC, whose product is MKILILCSDNSCLSQMAQGWLQSFDRTLIVHSAGISPAIEVHPLAVQTLASSGIDISHHKPKAVEEYIDAPWDYVITVSRDAEENCPAFTGKVRNLIHTSFYNPARAKGTPESIAGEFRRISNQVKMKMYDLYCDEIQNGGYGPTCTCGANRFCRCN
- a CDS encoding Rpn family recombination-promoting nuclease/putative transposase is translated as MKEKGSDLKITEEMERKKLQDRYIRFDWAIKRLLRQKANFDVLDGFLTVMLNEEIRIVEILESEGNQESADDKFNRVDIKALNSKGEIILVEIQNTRELHYLERILYGVAKAITEHISLGEGYEKIKKVYSISILYFDIGIGTDYIYHGQNHFVGVHTGDHLRVNTRERDVIVSRLPAEIFPEYILIRVNEFDKVALTPLDEWIEYLKDGTIHPDTTAPGLKEAREILKYYSMSPEERLVYDRHLDAIMIQNDVIGTAKLEGRIEGKAEGKAEGLADGIRQVASKMKNTGVDIATIAKYTGLSEEIILSL
- a CDS encoding glycoside hydrolase family 88 protein, which codes for MVKVKHLMGMALSVALISCGGTGNGFVEENVEFARKQIGQEIELIEASGKFMNPTTLNPDGSVYYCNLADWRSGFFPGSVWYLYELTGDKSLLPLAQKYTEAVKDAKNIKWNHDVGFMIYCSFGNGLRLTGDPEYKEVIVEAARSLSTRFRPVAGIIQSWDVDRGWISERGWECPVIIDNMMNLELLFAATRLSGDSAFYKVAVSHVDRTIKEQYRPDGSCYHVVDYSLKDGSVRNRHTAQGYAHESAWSRGQAWGIYGLTLCYRETGDRKYLDLALKAIRFMFSHKNTPEDLVFYWDMDAPNIPDDYRDASAAACIASALYEISTMDVPEPQTYKAYADRIMKSLASPAYRAELGTNGNFLLMHCVGSIPHNGEIDVPLNYADYYFLEALKRKRDIEQKGSKGC
- a CDS encoding metal ABC transporter solute-binding protein, Zn/Mn family, translated to MKYTGIYILLTVLLLLAACTGKLTEGKVVTVTIEPQRFFSEKIAGDKFAIHCVVPSGQSPETYDPTPRQMVQIGQSEAYLQIGYIGFEQVWMQKIRENNPDLKIFDVSQGMQFVKETEEEEHRHEGHGDGHHHHAGGIDPHIWSSIEGAKVIAWNTLNAFIELDKENTEYYWKNYNDLLADIDKTEAEIKRLLDPLTDRTFIIYHPALTYFADEFNLVQLCIEMDGKEPSPAQLKQLVMTAKEHHTKVVFIQQEFDQKNAELIAKETGCRLVKINPLDYHWNTELIHIAKALADGETD
- a CDS encoding heparinase II/III domain-containing protein, encoding MRLINLIGLFFLLFSFVVTGRDLSVRQSGKDLLQHPRLLFSKQEEQRIRDLFGTEPLLDSLYVGLMKEAERLLLVPPQEDPRREIKNTKDILPISREQVYRMVNLALAYRLSGDRRFAEKAEKELVHVCNFPDWDPIHYLDVAEMTTAVAIGYDWLYDVLAPSTRQLVVHSIKTKALDLVVEEYNTGNADSWAKRETNWNVVCNTGMVLGALAIEEHYPELAKHIIGEAVRYIPNCLKHFAPDGVCYEGPAYWGYTNMYLSLLLKALNDNFGGDFGLSEMVGVDKSVLYYMHSTSPSGKIFNFANSGSTAPAAEPIYFYFSRAFNQPEVATFYRDVLSKTVHEGNYFRFYFLSIPWYDTASSTADALPKLKVYEGINDIVVFNGNRNIPNSLYLIAKTGDPDMAHQQLDIGTFIVEMNGIRWTDDLGTDNYNLPGFWDYKPDGQRWTYFRNSNFSHNTLSIDHKLQNSAGTGEIDRLDDRAAQPFVTMNMSTAYAGQSRFVYRTFRMLDDTRILVTDSVGLQSPSQSVQWSVITSADVECKGNTAVLRKDGKSFSLKIASPTNASFTTKAAKRGTEAEKPIEGYTVLSASVSGEPVQVIKVLLSGE
- a CDS encoding S41 family peptidase → MRPFLFSLCLLFFFGCEKATEYNSSPRDNFEALWRIMDENYCFFAFKDVDWDEVHDRYNLLVKDTMDQYELFDILGKMLAEVKDGHTNLISSFDMSRYWAWYEDYPANFYTEIQDNYLGTDYKIAGGMKYKRLADDKIGYVYYGSFSSGVGENNLDYMFAHFKGCKGLIFDVRDNGGGSMLYSDRIASRFLEERILTGYTQYKKGNGHNDFTQPNPVYLSPSDRIRWPYPVVVLTNRHSYSATNDFVNVMRLLPQVTVMGDRTGGGSGLPFSSELPNGWSVRFSACPVLDVNKQHTEFGIDPDIAVSITGEDIQKGRDTIIEAAIELLLAKGDYK